From a single Silene latifolia isolate original U9 population chromosome 6, ASM4854445v1, whole genome shotgun sequence genomic region:
- the LOC141588029 gene encoding secreted RxLR effector protein 161-like produces MNEYSAGIAPIQKGDKFSKMQCPRNELERKEMERIAYASVVGSLNYVQTCTRPDISFTVGMLGRYQSNPGMDHWKVAKKVLRYLQGTKELMLTYRRSDHLEVIGYSDSDYAGCVDSRKSTFGYLFHLAEGAVSWKSGKQSVIAASTMEAEFVACFEATIHALWLRNFISGLWIVDSIAKPLRIYCDNSAAVFFSKNDKYSKGAKHMELKFLSVKEEVQKQRVSFEHIRTDKMVADQLTKGLPPKAFIGHVERMGVVSKALLL; encoded by the coding sequence atgaatgaatactCCGCAGGGATAGCTCCTATACAGAAAGGGGACAAATTTAGTAAAATGCAATGTCCCCGTAATGAGCTGGAacgaaaagaaatggagagaattGCTTATGCATCTGTGGTTGGGAGTTTGAACTATGTTCAGAcatgtactcgaccagatatcaGCTTTACTGTTGGAATGTTGGGTCGGTACCAAAGTAATCCCGGGATGGACCACTGGAAAGTTGCGAAGAAGGTGCTTAGGTACTTACAAGGCACTAAGGAGCTCATGCTTACTTATAGGAGATCCGATCATCTTGAGGTGATTGGTTATTCAGATTCAGATTATGCCGGATGTGTTGATAGTAGAAAATCAACATTTGGCTACTTGTTCCATTTAGCTGAAGGGGCAGTATCATGGAAAAGTGGGAAGCAGTCTGTCATTGCTGCTTCTACTATGGAAGCCGAATTTGTGGCATGCTTTGAGGCCACTATTCATGCATTGTGGTTGCGAAATTTTATCTCGGGACTTTGGATCGTCGATAGTATAGCCAAGCCGTTGAGAATTTATTGTGACAATTCTGCAGCCGTCTTCTTCTCTAAGAACGATAAATACTCCAAGGGTGCTAAACACATGGAATTAAAGTTCTTATCTGTCAAAGAAGAGGTACAGAAGCAAAGAGTGTCATTTGAGCATATTAGAACGGATAAAATGGTGGCAGATCAATTAACTAAGGGATTACCACCCAAGGCGTTCATTGGCCATGTAGAACGCATGGGTGTTGTATCAAAGGCCTTGTTATTATAA